The Hyphomicrobiales bacterium genome has a window encoding:
- a CDS encoding conserved exported hypothetical protein (Evidence 4 : Unknown function but conserved in other organisms) has product MIKRILLAAAFAAIPVTVFAQSMGPIIRDPASGGFTHDPALAGNGIYMEPFFGPSLTRDPAGGTMINDNAGFRGYVMAQHMRSYRYAEPVEIGTVLPSRGVVYRDVPAAYGAPGYRYTIVNDEAVIVEPRSRRVVQIIE; this is encoded by the coding sequence ATGATCAAGCGGATTCTGTTGGCTGCGGCCTTCGCAGCCATTCCCGTGACCGTTTTTGCGCAAAGCATGGGGCCCATCATCCGCGACCCCGCCAGTGGCGGTTTCACGCACGACCCGGCTCTGGCCGGAAACGGCATATACATGGAACCGTTCTTCGGCCCGTCCCTGACGCGCGATCCCGCGGGAGGCACGATGATCAACGACAATGCGGGCTTCCGAGGCTATGTGATGGCGCAACATATGCGCTCTTATCGCTATGCCGAGCCGGTCGAAATCGGCACCGTGCTGCCCTCGCGCGGCGTGGTCTATCGCGACGTGCCGGCGGCGTACGGGGCACCCGGATATCGCTACACGATCGTGAATGACGAAGCGGTGATCGTCGAGCCGCGCAGCCGCCGCGTGGTCCAAATCATCGAGTGA
- a CDS encoding conserved hypothetical protein (Evidence 4 : Unknown function but conserved in other organisms) encodes MGILISLLITVLVIGLVLYLVRMLPLDGQIKNVVQIIVIVIGIIALLRYLAVF; translated from the coding sequence ATGGGCATTCTGATTTCGCTTCTGATCACCGTTCTCGTCATCGGCCTCGTGCTCTATCTCGTGCGCATGCTGCCGCTCGACGGGCAGATCAAGAACGTCGTCCAGATCATCGTGATCGTGATCGGCATCATCGCGCTGCTGCGCTATCTCGCTGTTTTCTAA
- a CDS encoding Tripartite tricarboxylate transporter TctB family protein, with protein sequence MSLNQIERAQGLRVRSTQDLAGGLFMILLAVGAFVFSWELPVGTLRQLGPGMLPKTFAVICGALGLMLALASLRYNGEKLSGWSWKGIFFALGGACLFALTIRGFEFGPIRVPSLGLLVSGPLLIFFSGLAADDRRIKELVIFAVAMSAACILLFKYALSLPIPLAPWLLGI encoded by the coding sequence ATGAGTCTCAATCAGATAGAACGGGCACAAGGGTTGCGCGTGCGATCGACGCAGGATCTCGCCGGCGGCCTCTTCATGATCCTGCTGGCGGTCGGCGCCTTCGTTTTCTCCTGGGAGCTGCCGGTCGGCACGCTGCGCCAGCTCGGCCCCGGCATGCTGCCGAAGACCTTCGCGGTGATCTGCGGCGCGCTCGGCCTGATGCTGGCGCTCGCCTCGCTGCGCTACAACGGCGAGAAGCTCTCGGGCTGGTCGTGGAAGGGCATCTTCTTCGCGCTGGGCGGCGCCTGCCTGTTCGCGCTCACCATCCGCGGCTTCGAGTTCGGCCCGATCCGCGTTCCGTCACTCGGGCTGCTCGTCTCCGGCCCGCTGCTGATCTTCTTCTCCGGCCTCGCCGCGGACGACCGCAGGATCAAGGAACTGGTGATCTTCGCCGTCGCGATGTCGGCCGCCTGCATCCTGCTGTTCAAATACGCGCTGAGCCTGCCGATCCCGCTGGCGCCCTGGCTGCTGGGGATCTGA
- a CDS encoding Uncharacterized 52.8 kDa protein in TAR-I ttuC' 3'region: protein MDMFSNLALGFGVALTFKNIALCFAGCLVGTLIGVLPGVGPIATISILLPITFGLDPTGALIMLAGIYYGAQYGGSTTAILVNIPGEATSVVTTLDGHQMAKQGRAGIALGTAAMGSFFAGCVATLIIAALGAPLTKMALLFGPAEYFSLMVMGLCFAVVLARGSILKAFCMIMLGLLFSTVGTDLETGQERLTFGIPALSDGIDFSVLAMGVFGFAEVLRNLENPEARDVVKGKIGRLLPGWDDIKQCIKPVLRGTAIGGTLGILPGNGAVLGPFASYTMEKKIAKDPSRFGKGAIEGVAGPESANNAGAQTAFIPLLTLGIPPNAVMALMVGAMTIHGIIPGPQVMTRNPELFWGMIASMWVGNLMLLIINLPLVGLWVRLLQVPYRLMFPAILIFCCIGIYSVNNQPLDVAFTALFGLFGYLLIKLGFEPAPMLLGFVLGKLMEEKLRQALIISRGSFWTFVERPISAGLLTVAVLVLVIALLPSISKKREEVFTE, encoded by the coding sequence ATGGACATGTTCTCCAATCTGGCGCTGGGCTTCGGCGTCGCGCTCACCTTCAAGAACATCGCGCTCTGCTTCGCCGGCTGCCTCGTCGGCACGCTGATCGGCGTGCTGCCCGGCGTCGGGCCGATCGCGACGATCTCGATCCTCCTGCCGATCACCTTCGGGCTCGACCCGACCGGCGCCTTGATCATGCTGGCCGGGATTTACTACGGCGCGCAATATGGCGGCTCGACCACCGCGATCCTGGTCAACATCCCCGGCGAGGCGACCTCGGTCGTCACCACGCTGGACGGCCACCAGATGGCCAAGCAGGGCCGCGCCGGCATCGCGCTCGGCACGGCCGCGATGGGCTCCTTCTTCGCCGGCTGCGTCGCCACCCTGATCATCGCAGCGCTCGGCGCGCCGCTGACCAAGATGGCGCTGCTCTTCGGCCCGGCCGAGTATTTCTCGCTTATGGTGATGGGCCTGTGCTTCGCGGTGGTCCTGGCGCGCGGCTCGATCCTCAAGGCCTTCTGCATGATCATGCTGGGACTGCTGTTCTCAACCGTCGGAACCGACCTCGAGACCGGCCAGGAACGGCTGACCTTCGGCATCCCGGCCCTCTCGGACGGCATCGACTTCTCGGTGCTGGCGATGGGCGTCTTCGGTTTCGCCGAAGTGCTGCGCAACCTTGAGAATCCCGAAGCCCGCGACGTCGTGAAGGGCAAGATCGGCCGGCTGCTGCCGGGCTGGGACGACATCAAGCAATGCATCAAGCCGGTGCTGCGCGGCACGGCGATCGGCGGCACGCTCGGCATCCTGCCGGGCAACGGCGCCGTGCTCGGCCCGTTCGCCAGCTACACCATGGAAAAGAAGATCGCCAAGGATCCCTCGCGCTTCGGCAAGGGCGCGATCGAGGGCGTGGCGGGGCCGGAATCGGCCAATAATGCCGGCGCCCAGACCGCCTTCATCCCGCTGCTGACGCTGGGCATCCCGCCGAATGCGGTGATGGCGCTGATGGTCGGTGCGATGACGATCCACGGCATCATCCCCGGCCCGCAGGTCATGACCCGCAATCCGGAGCTGTTCTGGGGCATGATCGCCTCGATGTGGGTCGGCAACCTGATGCTGCTGATCATCAACCTGCCGCTGGTCGGCCTGTGGGTGCGGTTGCTCCAGGTGCCCTACCGGCTGATGTTCCCGGCGATCCTGATCTTCTGCTGCATCGGCATCTACTCGGTGAACAACCAGCCGCTCGACGTCGCCTTCACGGCGCTGTTCGGCCTGTTCGGCTACCTGCTGATAAAGCTCGGCTTCGAGCCGGCCCCGATGCTGCTCGGCTTCGTGCTCGGCAAGCTGATGGAGGAGAAGCTCCGGCAGGCGCTGATCATCTCGCGCGGTTCGTTCTGGACCTTCGTCGAGCGGCCGATCTCCGCAGGCCTGCTCACGGTCGCGGTGCTCGTGCTCGTCATCGCGCTGCTGCCATCGATCTCGAAGAAGCGCGAAGAGGTCTTCACCGAATGA
- a CDS encoding GTP cyclohydrolase II yields the protein MNAPNRTGHIRLTSHPEPGGAATRFPIRWGAPTAAERGPIIASTTNPADRNVIGAHGGSYSVYRALAISARAMNPSQRPDLTNTYPTAEIAPQPQWADPRKIVSLDPYGHTVAQDFGKLIGEGIDIRPSIAITKARLNLPEILAAMGAHRLAADGHILHPSGDISVTKIAVDPVWYLPGIAERFGATENELRRTLFEQTGGMYPELVTRPDLKVFLPPIGSITAYVMGEASRLADPKARIACRVHDECNGSDVFGSDICTCRPYLTHGIEECVKEAQSGGVGLIVYNRKEGRALGEVTKFLVYNARKRQEGGDSAATYFERTECVAGVQDARFQQLMPDVLHWLGVSHIDRLMSMSNMKYDAMVESGITIGERVAIPPELIPPDASVEIEAKKAAGYYSPDGSPGDNALKATVGRDLDKF from the coding sequence ATGAATGCGCCGAACCGCACCGGCCATATCAGGCTGACCTCCCATCCCGAGCCGGGCGGCGCGGCCACGCGCTTCCCGATTCGATGGGGGGCGCCGACCGCCGCCGAGCGCGGCCCGATCATCGCCTCGACCACGAACCCGGCCGATCGCAACGTCATCGGCGCCCATGGCGGCTCGTACTCGGTCTATCGCGCTCTGGCGATCTCGGCCCGCGCGATGAATCCCTCGCAGCGGCCGGATCTGACCAATACCTATCCCACGGCGGAGATCGCGCCGCAGCCGCAATGGGCCGATCCGAGGAAGATCGTCTCGCTCGATCCCTACGGCCACACGGTCGCGCAGGATTTCGGCAAGCTGATCGGCGAGGGCATCGACATCCGTCCCTCGATCGCGATCACCAAGGCCAGGCTCAACCTGCCCGAGATCCTCGCCGCCATGGGCGCGCACCGCCTCGCTGCGGACGGCCATATCCTGCATCCCTCGGGCGACATTTCCGTCACCAAGATCGCGGTCGATCCGGTCTGGTACCTGCCCGGCATCGCCGAGCGCTTCGGCGCCACGGAGAACGAGCTGCGCCGCACGCTCTTCGAGCAGACCGGCGGGATGTATCCCGAGCTGGTGACGCGGCCGGACCTCAAGGTCTTCCTGCCGCCGATCGGCTCGATCACGGCTTACGTCATGGGCGAGGCCTCGCGGCTCGCCGATCCGAAGGCGCGCATCGCCTGCCGCGTCCATGACGAGTGCAATGGCTCGGACGTCTTCGGCTCCGACATCTGCACCTGCCGGCCCTATCTCACGCATGGCATCGAGGAATGCGTGAAGGAGGCCCAGAGCGGCGGCGTCGGGCTGATCGTCTATAACCGCAAGGAAGGCCGGGCGCTCGGCGAGGTGACGAAATTCCTCGTCTACAATGCCCGCAAGCGCCAGGAGGGCGGTGATTCCGCCGCGACTTATTTCGAACGTACCGAATGCGTCGCAGGTGTCCAAGATGCCCGCTTCCAGCAGCTCATGCCGGATGTGCTGCACTGGCTCGGTGTCAGCCATATCGACCGGCTGATGTCGATGTCGAACATGAAATACGACGCCATGGTCGAGAGCGGCATCACCATCGGCGAGCGCGTCGCCATCCCGCCGGAGCTCATCCCGCCGGACGCTTCGGTCGAGATCGAAGCCAAGAAGGCGGCCGGTTACTATTCCCCCGACGGCTCGCCCGGCGACAATGCGCTGAAGGCGACGGTCGGCCGCGACCTCGACAAGTTCTGA
- a CDS encoding conserved exported hypothetical protein (Evidence 4 : Unknown function but conserved in other organisms), with protein sequence MLKKLALVAALTITPAIAFAQSQPSGGAVGGATSGAAAGAVGGAVVGGPVGAVVGGVGGAVVGAIVGDAAEPRFRTYVVEQRVPSYSYAEPVAVGTILPQQGVVYHRLPAEYGPTASRYNYTVVNDRTLIVEPQTRRVVQIIE encoded by the coding sequence ATGTTGAAGAAGCTTGCTCTTGTTGCCGCCTTGACCATCACCCCGGCGATCGCCTTCGCCCAGAGCCAGCCTTCGGGCGGCGCGGTGGGCGGCGCGACCAGCGGTGCTGCGGCCGGTGCGGTCGGCGGCGCGGTGGTCGGTGGCCCGGTCGGTGCGGTGGTCGGCGGCGTCGGCGGTGCCGTGGTCGGAGCGATCGTCGGCGATGCAGCCGAGCCGCGTTTCCGCACCTATGTCGTCGAGCAGCGCGTCCCGTCCTACAGCTATGCCGAGCCGGTCGCGGTCGGCACCATCCTGCCGCAGCAGGGCGTCGTCTATCACCGCCTGCCGGCCGAATACGGGCCGACGGCCTCGCGCTACAATTACACGGTGGTGAACGACCGCACCCTCATCGTCGAGCCCCAGACCCGGCGCGTGGTGCAGATCATCGAGTAA
- the upp gene encoding uracil phosphoribosyltransferase, protein MTSSQDGVTVVDHPLVQHKLTLMREKDRSTKSFRQLLNEIGMLLCYEVTRDLPTELIEIETPLTTSMQPVIAGKKLVFAPILRAGVGFLDGMLELVPAARVAHIGLYRDPDTLQAVEYYFKAPSDIADRMIVVMDPMLATANSAVAAVERLKERGARDLRFVCLLASPEGIARLRGAHPDVRIWTAAIDERLNDHGYIVPGLGDAGDRMFGTR, encoded by the coding sequence ATGACTTCGAGCCAGGACGGCGTCACCGTCGTCGACCATCCGCTGGTCCAGCACAAGCTCACGCTGATGCGCGAGAAGGATCGCTCGACCAAGAGCTTCCGCCAGCTCCTCAACGAGATCGGCATGCTGCTCTGCTATGAGGTGACGCGCGATCTGCCGACCGAGCTGATCGAGATCGAGACGCCGCTGACGACCTCGATGCAGCCCGTCATAGCGGGCAAGAAGCTGGTCTTCGCGCCCATCCTGCGGGCCGGCGTCGGCTTTCTCGACGGCATGCTTGAACTCGTCCCGGCCGCCCGCGTCGCCCATATCGGCCTCTATCGCGACCCGGATACGCTGCAGGCGGTCGAGTATTACTTCAAGGCCCCGTCCGACATCGCCGACCGCATGATCGTGGTGATGGACCCGATGCTGGCGACGGCCAACTCCGCCGTGGCGGCGGTCGAGCGCCTGAAGGAGCGCGGTGCCCGGGATTTGCGTTTCGTCTGCCTGCTGGCGTCGCCCGAGGGGATCGCCCGCCTGCGCGGCGCCCATCCCGATGTCCGCATCTGGACGGCGGCGATCGACGAACGGCTCAACGACCACGGCTATATCGTGCCGGGTCTCGGGGATGCCGGCGACCGCATGTTCGGCACGCGCTGA
- a CDS encoding Uracil phosphoribosyltransferase, producing the protein MPDRDPEAFRALLKPAAVRERAQEMLELGLAGKLLHFSVHPERLEACADYVLETIRANYPTLEIPFHARWRHFVVAGDDRWQRLDRAAAFPGPAARGRAAYDLAVISVLLDAGAGPDWRYRDAVTGREIGRSEGLALASLDMFAAGLFSGDAAEPLRADADKLKHLDGAALAQGFQAGPDNPLLALDGRAALLNRLGEELERQGLSRPGELFDRFAVAAETGTLRAAHMLGEVLAVFGGIWPSRLTLGGVALGDTWRHPMIAPGERTEGLVPFHKLSQWLTYSLIEPLQWAGIAVVGVDDLTGLPEYRNGGLFLDSGVIALKDEADRVKAHEVSSPLVVEWRALTVALLDEIGLAVRQRLGRSREDLPLAKVLEGGTWAAGRRIAREKRVDGGPPLTIVSDGTVF; encoded by the coding sequence ATGCCCGACCGTGACCCCGAGGCGTTCCGCGCCCTGTTGAAACCGGCCGCCGTGCGCGAGCGTGCGCAGGAGATGCTGGAGCTGGGCCTCGCGGGCAAGCTGCTTCATTTCAGCGTCCACCCCGAGCGGCTGGAAGCCTGCGCCGACTATGTGCTGGAGACCATCCGCGCGAATTATCCGACGCTCGAAATTCCCTTTCACGCGCGCTGGCGCCACTTCGTCGTCGCCGGCGACGATCGCTGGCAGAGGCTCGATCGGGCCGCTGCTTTCCCCGGCCCGGCGGCCCGCGGCCGTGCGGCCTACGACCTGGCCGTCATCAGCGTGCTGCTCGATGCCGGCGCCGGCCCGGACTGGCGCTATCGCGATGCGGTGACGGGCCGCGAGATCGGCCGATCCGAAGGCTTGGCGCTCGCCTCGCTGGACATGTTCGCCGCCGGCCTGTTTTCCGGCGATGCGGCCGAACCCCTGCGGGCCGATGCAGACAAGCTGAAGCACCTCGACGGGGCAGCGCTGGCGCAGGGCTTCCAGGCCGGGCCGGACAATCCGCTGCTGGCGCTCGACGGGCGCGCTGCGCTGCTCAATCGCCTCGGCGAGGAGCTGGAGCGGCAGGGGCTGTCGCGCCCCGGCGAACTCTTCGACCGATTCGCCGTAGCCGCCGAGACCGGCACGCTGCGGGCCGCCCATATGCTCGGCGAGGTGCTGGCCGTGTTCGGCGGCATCTGGCCGTCGCGGCTGACGCTGGGCGGCGTGGCCTTGGGCGACACCTGGCGCCACCCCATGATCGCGCCGGGCGAGCGGACGGAGGGGCTGGTGCCCTTCCACAAACTGTCGCAATGGCTGACCTATTCGCTGATCGAGCCGCTGCAATGGGCCGGCATCGCGGTCGTCGGCGTCGACGACCTGACCGGTCTGCCCGAATACCGAAATGGCGGGCTCTTTCTCGATAGCGGCGTCATCGCGCTGAAGGACGAGGCGGATCGGGTGAAGGCCCATGAGGTGTCCTCGCCGCTCGTGGTCGAATGGCGGGCGCTGACGGTGGCGCTGCTCGACGAGATCGGCCTGGCTGTCCGCCAGCGTCTCGGCCGTTCGCGCGAGGACCTGCCGCTCGCCAAGGTTCTGGAAGGCGGCACTTGGGCTGCCGGCCGGCGCATCGCGCGTGAAAAGCGTGTGGATGGCGGCCCGCCCTTGACCATTGTCAGCGATGGCACGGTATTTTGA
- a CDS encoding Tripartite-type tricarboxylate transporter, receptor component TctC, whose product MKKFVLGLAAAAALALAGGAQAQSYPTKPVTMIVPFAAGGPTDIIARIVADHMSKTLGQQIVIENVAGAGGTTGIARALAAAPDGYTIAMGHLGTFSAAPATYPGLKYDPINGMQTIGLAGGTPILIVARKNLEAPDLKTFVAAVKANPDKFNEAHAGLGSVSWTTCTLLKGILGTPKINAVAYRGTGPALNDLVSGQVDFMCDQIVSVAEQVRANTIKAYAIASAQRSPALPDVPTTKEAGLPDYQIEAWNGIAGPKGMPKEAVDRLVDALNKALNDEATKKRLLDLGTVLPTAEERTPAGFAALIKRDADKLTPALSAAPKQ is encoded by the coding sequence ATGAAGAAGTTTGTTCTCGGCCTTGCGGCTGCGGCGGCCCTGGCCCTTGCCGGCGGCGCACAAGCGCAAAGCTATCCGACGAAGCCGGTCACCATGATCGTGCCCTTCGCCGCCGGCGGGCCAACCGACATCATCGCCCGCATCGTCGCCGATCACATGTCGAAGACGCTCGGCCAGCAGATCGTGATCGAAAACGTCGCCGGCGCCGGCGGCACCACCGGCATCGCGCGCGCCCTCGCCGCAGCGCCGGACGGCTACACCATCGCGATGGGCCATCTCGGTACCTTCTCGGCGGCGCCGGCCACCTATCCCGGCCTCAAATACGACCCGATCAACGGCATGCAGACGATCGGGCTTGCCGGCGGCACGCCGATCCTGATCGTCGCGCGCAAGAACCTCGAGGCGCCCGACCTCAAGACCTTCGTGGCCGCGGTCAAGGCCAACCCGGACAAGTTCAACGAGGCGCATGCCGGTCTCGGCTCGGTCTCTTGGACGACCTGCACCCTGCTGAAGGGCATCCTCGGCACGCCGAAGATCAACGCCGTCGCCTATCGCGGCACCGGCCCGGCGCTGAACGACCTCGTCTCCGGCCAGGTCGATTTCATGTGCGACCAGATCGTCTCCGTCGCCGAGCAGGTCCGCGCCAACACGATCAAGGCCTATGCCATCGCCTCGGCCCAGCGCTCGCCGGCGCTGCCCGACGTCCCGACCACCAAGGAAGCCGGCCTGCCCGACTACCAGATTGAGGCCTGGAACGGCATCGCCGGTCCGAAGGGCATGCCGAAGGAGGCCGTGGACAGGCTCGTCGACGCGCTGAACAAGGCGCTGAACGACGAAGCCACCAAGAAGCGCCTGCTCGACCTCGGCACCGTGCTGCCGACGGCCGAGGAGCGCACGCCTGCCGGCTTTGCGGCGCTGATCAAGCGCGACGCCGACAAGCTGACGCCGGCACTCTCGGCGGCGCCTAAGCAGTAA